The Nocardioides pantholopis genome window below encodes:
- a CDS encoding inositol-3-phosphate synthase: protein MGSVRVAIVGVGNCATSLIQGVEYYQDADPATTVPGLMHVMFGDYHVKDVEFVAAFDVDDKKVGKDLSEAINASENNTIKIADVPTLGVEVQRGHTLDGLGKYYRQTIEESTAEPVDIVSILKDRQVDVLVSYLPVGSEEADKFYAQCAIDAGVAFVNALPVFIASDPEWAKKFEDAGVPIIGDDIKSQVGATITHRVMAKLFEDRGVALDRTYQLNVGGNMDFKNMLERERLESKKVSKTQAVTSNLRGELADKVDSRNVHIGPSDYVAWLDDRKWAYVRLEGRAFGDVPLNLEYKLEVWDSPNSAGIIIDAIRAAKIAKDRGIGGPIISASSYLMKSPPVQLPDDEGRRRVEAFIRGEE, encoded by the coding sequence ATGGGTTCGGTTCGAGTAGCAATCGTGGGAGTGGGCAACTGCGCCACCTCCCTGATCCAGGGTGTCGAGTACTACCAGGACGCCGACCCCGCGACCACTGTCCCGGGCCTGATGCACGTCATGTTCGGCGACTACCACGTCAAGGACGTGGAGTTCGTCGCCGCCTTCGACGTCGACGACAAGAAGGTCGGCAAGGACCTCTCCGAGGCGATCAACGCCTCCGAGAACAACACGATCAAGATCGCCGACGTCCCCACGCTCGGTGTGGAGGTCCAGCGCGGCCACACCCTCGACGGCCTCGGCAAGTACTACCGCCAGACCATCGAGGAGTCGACCGCGGAGCCGGTCGACATCGTCTCGATCCTCAAGGACCGCCAGGTCGACGTCCTCGTCTCCTACCTCCCGGTGGGCTCGGAGGAGGCCGACAAGTTCTACGCCCAGTGCGCGATCGACGCCGGCGTGGCCTTCGTCAACGCCCTGCCGGTCTTCATCGCCTCCGACCCCGAGTGGGCCAAGAAGTTCGAGGACGCCGGCGTCCCGATCATCGGCGACGACATCAAGTCCCAGGTCGGCGCGACCATCACCCACCGGGTGATGGCGAAGCTGTTCGAGGACCGCGGCGTGGCGCTGGACCGCACCTACCAGCTCAACGTCGGCGGCAACATGGACTTCAAGAACATGCTCGAGCGCGAGCGCCTGGAGTCCAAGAAGGTCTCCAAGACCCAGGCCGTCACGTCCAACCTGCGCGGCGAGCTGGCCGACAAGGTCGACAGCCGCAACGTCCACATCGGTCCCTCGGACTACGTGGCGTGGCTCGACGACCGCAAGTGGGCCTACGTCCGCCTCGAGGGTCGCGCCTTCGGCGACGTCCCGCTGAACCTCGAGTACAAGCTCGAGGTCTGGGACTCCCCGAACTCCGCCGGCATCATCATCGACGCGATCCGCGCCGCGAAGATCGCCAAGGACCGCGGCATCGGCGGGCCGATCATCTCGGCCTCGTCCTACCTGATGAAGTCCCCGCCGGTGCAGCTGCCCGACGACGAGGGCCGCCGTCGCGTGGAGGCCTTCATCCGCGGCGAGGAGTGA
- a CDS encoding SRPBCC family protein has translation MSATTSVPDLSREIEIDAPPARVWALVSDVRRMSEWSPQVVRSFVRGGVVRRGTTFLNVNRRGLLFWPTRGRVVRFDPHREFAFQIAENWTIWSFTLEETGTGTRVVQRREAPRGISGVSRRLTQVALGGQEPFTVELLDGMAQTLERVKAEAEAR, from the coding sequence ATGAGCGCCACGACGTCCGTCCCGGACCTGTCCCGCGAGATCGAGATCGACGCACCCCCCGCCCGGGTCTGGGCGCTGGTCTCCGACGTACGCCGGATGTCGGAGTGGAGCCCGCAGGTGGTCCGCTCCTTCGTCCGCGGCGGGGTGGTCCGGCGCGGCACCACGTTCCTCAACGTCAACCGCCGTGGCCTGCTGTTCTGGCCCACCCGCGGCCGGGTGGTCCGCTTCGACCCGCACCGCGAGTTCGCGTTCCAGATCGCGGAGAACTGGACGATCTGGTCGTTCACGCTGGAGGAGACCGGCACCGGCACCCGGGTCGTGCAGCGCCGCGAGGCGCCGCGCGGGATCTCCGGGGTCTCCCGCCGGCTGACCCAGGTGGCCCTGGGCGGCCAGGAGCCCTTCACCGTCGAGCTGCTCGACGGCATGGCGCAGACGCTGGAGCGGGTGAAGGCCGAGGCCGAGGCCCGCTGA